From Candidatus Rokuibacteriota bacterium, the proteins below share one genomic window:
- a CDS encoding penicillin-binding protein, whose protein sequence is MALRSRTLILAALLACAFLGLIARLVVLQVVKHESLTRLAERQHSKTIALKPKRGSIVDRHGRPLAVSSAAESLYALPARIPDPERLAASLAPVLNESAADIHKRLVSDRPFTWVRRKLPPPVAQSVRALGQPGLGFVEDSLRFYPNRELASHLLGFAGADGRGLEGIEHALDGHLAGHPGVGLVERDGLGRELGRMPAVLRPPTPGREVRLTLDTTIQYLVEREIETAWRRTRSKAALALVLDPRTGEVLALAMRPTFNPNNFAAASSAEWRNRAITDPFEPGSTFKVILAAAALEEGVARPTDRVYAEEGAITVASSVIHDWKRYGWLTFSEVLQHSSNVGAIKIGLGLGKERFHRYMAGFGFGSLTGLGLPGESRGKVRPPEIWSGLSLASMSIGQEVSVTAIQLATAFGAIANGGRLLRPQVVRAVIDPDGREVQELEPRVVRQVISPVTARTLSEILTRVVAEGTGRQAVMADYDVAGKTGTAQKLDPTTRRYSHAPGVLSFVGFAPAEDPRFVMLVLLDEPQAAKWGSEAAAPVFAAVGGRLLRYLNVPPRDTPPLHIVRGPSPGPTVPGSGAQAARVPDGVPDQPRMPQLVGQRLRPALAALALYGVEVELRGHGVVVAQEPAAGAELGPATLCRLELAEPTGT, encoded by the coding sequence GTGGCTCTCCGATCCCGAACGCTCATCCTCGCCGCCCTCCTTGCCTGCGCCTTCCTCGGTCTCATCGCCCGGCTCGTCGTGCTCCAGGTGGTCAAGCACGAGAGCCTGACGCGCCTGGCCGAGCGCCAGCACTCGAAGACGATCGCGCTCAAGCCCAAACGCGGCTCGATCGTCGATCGCCACGGCCGGCCCCTGGCGGTGTCGAGCGCCGCGGAGTCGCTCTACGCGCTCCCCGCCCGGATCCCTGACCCCGAGCGGCTGGCCGCGAGCCTCGCACCGGTCCTGAACGAGTCGGCTGCCGACATCCACAAGCGCCTGGTCTCCGACAGGCCGTTCACGTGGGTGAGGCGGAAGCTCCCGCCGCCGGTGGCGCAGAGCGTGCGCGCCCTCGGCCAACCCGGGCTCGGGTTTGTCGAGGACTCGCTGCGCTTCTACCCGAACCGCGAGCTGGCCAGCCACCTCCTGGGCTTCGCGGGGGCGGACGGCCGCGGCCTCGAAGGAATCGAGCACGCCCTGGACGGCCACCTGGCGGGGCACCCCGGAGTGGGGCTCGTCGAGCGGGACGGGCTCGGACGCGAGCTGGGGCGGATGCCGGCGGTGTTGAGGCCCCCGACGCCGGGACGCGAGGTGCGCCTCACCCTCGACACGACGATCCAGTACCTCGTGGAGCGCGAGATCGAGACGGCGTGGCGCCGGACGCGGTCCAAGGCCGCCCTGGCCCTCGTCCTCGACCCGCGCACCGGCGAGGTCCTCGCGCTCGCCATGCGCCCGACCTTCAACCCCAACAACTTCGCCGCGGCCAGCAGCGCCGAGTGGCGGAATCGCGCCATCACGGATCCCTTCGAACCGGGCTCCACCTTCAAGGTGATCCTGGCCGCCGCGGCGCTCGAAGAAGGCGTGGCCCGCCCCACCGACCGCGTGTACGCGGAGGAAGGGGCCATCACGGTCGCCAGCAGCGTGATCCACGACTGGAAGCGCTACGGCTGGCTCACCTTCTCCGAGGTACTCCAGCACTCCTCCAACGTGGGCGCCATCAAGATCGGACTCGGCCTGGGCAAGGAGCGCTTCCATCGCTACATGGCCGGCTTCGGCTTCGGGAGCCTCACGGGCCTCGGCCTGCCGGGCGAGAGCCGGGGAAAGGTCCGACCTCCGGAGATCTGGTCCGGGCTCTCACTCGCGTCCATGTCCATCGGCCAAGAGGTGTCCGTGACGGCGATCCAGCTCGCCACCGCCTTCGGCGCCATCGCGAACGGCGGCCGGCTCCTGCGTCCCCAGGTCGTGCGGGCGGTGATCGATCCCGACGGGCGCGAGGTCCAGGAGCTCGAGCCCCGGGTGGTCCGGCAGGTGATCTCGCCGGTCACCGCCCGGACCCTCAGCGAGATCCTGACGCGCGTGGTCGCGGAGGGGACGGGCAGGCAGGCGGTGATGGCGGACTACGACGTCGCCGGCAAGACCGGCACCGCGCAGAAGCTCGACCCGACGACGCGACGCTATTCCCACGCGCCCGGGGTGCTCTCCTTCGTGGGTTTCGCGCCGGCAGAGGACCCTCGCTTTGTTATGCTGGTGCTCCTGGACGAGCCCCAGGCCGCGAAATGGGGGAGCGAGGCCGCGGCGCCGGTCTTCGCGGCGGTGGGCGGCCGCCTGCTCCGCTACCTCAACGTGCCGCCGCGCGACACGCCGCCGCTGCATATCGTCCGCGGGCCCTCGCCGGGACCCACCGTGCCGGGGTCGGGCGCGCAGGCAGCCCGGGTCCCTGACGGCGTCCCGGACCAGCCACGGATGCCGCAGCTCGTCGGGCAGCGTCTCCGCCCGGCGCTCGCGGCCCTGGCGCTCTACGGGGTAGAGGTGGAGCTACGAGGCCACGGTGTCGTGGTCGCCCAAGAGCCCGCCGCCGGCGCGGAGCTGGGGCCTGCAACCCTCTGCCGGCTCGAGCTGGCGGAGCCGACCGGCACGTGA